The Magnetospirillum sp. XM-1 genomic interval GGGACGGGTGGAGACGCCGGCCGAACGGCGGCGCAAGGGGCCGCGCTTCGGCGCCAATTTCATGACGGTGCTGGAAGTGTCGCGCGACCTCGTCTGCCTGTGCGCCGAGGGCGTGGTGATCGACGTCAACAGCGCCGGAATCTCCATGCTGGGGGCCGGGGAAGGCGAGGCGGTGGTGGGCCGCGTCTTCCGCGATCTGGTGGGTGGCGACTACGCCGGGGTGATCGACGACCTTCTGCACCTGAAGGAGATCGAGGATTCCGCCTTTCCCATCAAGATCATCCGCCTGGACGGCACCGCCTCCGAGGCCGAGCTGCAGATCCATCCCGCCCGCGAATTGGGGCCAGCCCACGCGGTGGTGACCGCCCGCGACATTTCCCACCAGGGGCATCTGGCGCGCACGGCGCGGCATAGCGAGGACCGCTTCCAGGCGCTGGTGGAGCGCTCCATGCATCTGGTGCTGCTCTGCCACGGCGGGCGCATCGGCTATATCAACGCCACCGGAATCGGCGTGCTGGGCGGCAGCGATTCCAGCCAGTTCGTCGGCAGCCCCCTGTCGGAGATCTTCGCCGGCGAATACCGCGAGATCGTCGCCGCCGACCTGTCCGCCCTGCTGGACGAGGGCGGCATCATGCCCATGCGTCTCGCCCGCCTGGACGGCTCGGTGTTCGACGCCCAGATCAAGGCCACCCGGCTGCCGTCCAGGGGCGCCGCCCCGGAATACATGGTCGAGGCCCGCGACATCACCGGACAGATCCGGGCGGTGGCGGCGCTGCGGCACATGAACGACACCCTGGAGCAGCAGGTGGCGGCCCGCACCCGCGAACTGGCCGAGGAGCGCTCGCGCGCCGTCGAGGCCCGCGCCTTCGTCGAAAGCCTGCTGGAAGCGGTGCCCAACCCCCTGTGGTGGAAGGACGTCCACGGCCGTTATCTCGGCTATAACGGCGCTTTCCGCGAGCTGCACGGCATCGACGCCACCGAATGGATCGGGCGGACCATGGATGTGACGGTCAACCCGGATTTCGCCGCCGCTTCGGGGCTGGCCGACGCCGAGGCCTTGAAGGAACGGCGCCGCGTCCAGTTCGAGGCCCGGCTCCATGTCCGTCTGGC includes:
- a CDS encoding diguanylate cyclase, translating into MGSMGRVETPAERRRKGPRFGANFMTVLEVSRDLVCLCAEGVVIDVNSAGISMLGAGEGEAVVGRVFRDLVGGDYAGVIDDLLHLKEIEDSAFPIKIIRLDGTASEAELQIHPARELGPAHAVVTARDISHQGHLARTARHSEDRFQALVERSMHLVLLCHGGRIGYINATGIGVLGGSDSSQFVGSPLSEIFAGEYREIVAADLSALLDEGGIMPMRLARLDGSVFDAQIKATRLPSRGAAPEYMVEARDITGQIRAVAALRHMNDTLEQQVAARTRELAEERSRAVEARAFVESLLEAVPNPLWWKDVHGRYLGYNGAFRELHGIDATEWIGRTMDVTVNPDFAAASGLADAEALKERRRVQFEARLHVRLAEHLDVVVSKTAWLGRDHNAEGVIGVMLDITDRKRMEAELRCLATTDVLTGAFNRRHFMELAGAELDRARRHQRPMVALMLDIDHFKRINDTFGHPVGDVAIKALAATCAHEIRHEDVLGRMGGEEFAIVLTETDQDGALLVAERLRLAIAAIRLPTDQGIVAFTASIGLAERLDGDSSIDAMLSRADMALYAAKRSGRNRVAVG